The following are encoded together in the Kribbella sp. CA-293567 genome:
- the coaBC gene encoding bifunctional phosphopantothenoylcysteine decarboxylase/phosphopantothenate--cysteine ligase CoaBC gives MTTTGQRPSVVLGVGGGIAAYKVCDLLRRLTESGHSVRVVPTAAALEFVGAATWAALSGHPVTADPFDEVHEVPHVRIGKGADLVVVAPATANLIAKAAHGLADDLLTNTLLTARCPILFAAAMHTEMWEHPATQANVETLRSRGITVLDPAVGRLTGSDTGRGRLPEPSEIFAISQLMLADHAARAAGQSVADLTGKNVLISAGGTREHLDPVRYLGNSSSGKQGYALARIAAARGAKVTLVAANSELADPAGVQVVQVTSTRDLYDEITGRAGDADAIVMAAAPADFRPADVAEHKIKKTGDGSVPAVSLIENPDILATISHERRRADQVIVGFAAETGDADHTVLDLGRAKLERKGCDLLVVNDVSGGKVFGSDVNEAVILDRAGAALPVPSGSKDALAGVIWNLVATHWH, from the coding sequence ATGACGACAACGGGGCAGCGGCCGTCGGTGGTGCTCGGCGTCGGCGGCGGGATCGCGGCGTACAAGGTCTGCGATCTGCTCCGCCGGTTGACCGAGTCCGGACACAGTGTCCGGGTGGTGCCGACCGCGGCCGCCCTGGAGTTCGTCGGCGCCGCCACCTGGGCGGCGCTGTCGGGCCATCCGGTGACGGCGGACCCGTTCGACGAGGTTCACGAGGTGCCGCACGTCCGGATCGGCAAGGGCGCGGACCTCGTGGTCGTCGCGCCCGCGACCGCCAATCTGATCGCCAAGGCCGCCCACGGGCTGGCTGACGACCTGCTGACCAACACCCTGCTGACGGCCCGCTGCCCGATCCTGTTCGCGGCGGCGATGCACACCGAGATGTGGGAGCACCCGGCCACCCAGGCCAACGTGGAGACCCTGCGGTCGCGCGGAATCACCGTGCTCGACCCCGCCGTCGGGCGGCTGACCGGCTCCGACACCGGCCGTGGCCGGCTGCCCGAGCCGTCGGAGATCTTCGCGATCAGCCAGCTGATGCTGGCCGACCACGCCGCGCGCGCCGCGGGCCAGTCGGTGGCCGATCTGACCGGCAAGAACGTCCTGATCAGCGCGGGTGGCACCCGTGAGCACCTCGACCCGGTCCGCTACCTGGGCAACTCGTCGTCCGGCAAGCAGGGCTACGCGCTGGCCCGGATCGCGGCCGCCCGGGGCGCGAAGGTCACTCTGGTCGCCGCCAACTCCGAGCTCGCCGACCCGGCGGGCGTCCAGGTCGTCCAGGTGACCAGCACCCGCGACCTGTACGACGAGATCACCGGCCGCGCCGGGGACGCCGACGCGATCGTGATGGCGGCCGCTCCGGCGGACTTCCGCCCGGCCGACGTCGCCGAGCACAAGATCAAGAAGACCGGCGACGGCTCGGTGCCCGCCGTCAGCCTGATCGAGAACCCCGACATCCTCGCCACCATCTCGCACGAGCGCCGCCGCGCCGACCAGGTGATCGTCGGATTCGCCGCCGAGACCGGCGACGCCGACCACACCGTGCTGGATCTCGGCCGGGCCAAACTGGAGCGCAAGGGCTGCGACCTGCTGGTCGTGAACGACGTCTCCGGCGGCAAGGTCTTCGGCAGCGACGTGAACGAGGCCGTCATCCTCGACCGCGCCGGTGCTGCCCTCCCGGTGCCGTCAGGCAGCAAGGACGCCCTGGCCGGCGTCATCTGGAACCTGGTCGCCACCCACTGGCACTGA
- the gmk gene encoding guanylate kinase → MMQTELTSTELASSAPKPSELETDVATGNGSTDSARDAQHGSTDGTQDGDRETGGARLTVLAGPTAVGKGTVAADIRERFPDIWISVSATTRKARPGETHGVHYLFVSDDEFDRMIAADELLEWAVVHKAARYGTPRQPVLDKLAAGRPALLEIDLQGARQVRETMPEAHFVFLAPPSWDELVRRLVGRGTETAEERERRLETATLELASEKEFDVTIVNASVREAADQLVKLIRSPNISGKS, encoded by the coding sequence ATGATGCAGACTGAGCTGACCTCGACCGAACTGGCGTCGAGTGCGCCGAAGCCGAGTGAGCTGGAGACAGACGTGGCCACGGGGAACGGTTCCACCGACAGTGCCCGGGACGCTCAGCACGGTTCCACAGACGGCACCCAGGACGGGGACCGGGAGACCGGTGGAGCCCGGCTGACCGTGCTGGCCGGTCCCACGGCGGTCGGCAAGGGCACGGTCGCGGCCGACATCCGGGAGCGGTTCCCCGACATCTGGATCTCGGTGTCGGCGACCACCCGCAAGGCGCGGCCCGGCGAGACGCACGGCGTGCACTACCTGTTCGTCTCCGACGACGAGTTCGACCGGATGATCGCCGCCGACGAGCTGCTCGAGTGGGCCGTGGTGCACAAGGCGGCCCGGTACGGGACCCCCCGGCAGCCGGTACTGGACAAGCTGGCGGCCGGTCGGCCGGCGCTGCTGGAGATCGATCTGCAGGGCGCCCGGCAGGTCCGCGAGACGATGCCGGAGGCACATTTCGTCTTCCTGGCCCCGCCGAGCTGGGACGAACTGGTCCGCCGGCTGGTCGGCCGGGGGACCGAGACGGCCGAGGAGCGGGAGCGCCGGCTGGAGACCGCGACCCTCGAACTGGCCTCCGAGAAGGAGTTCGACGTGACGATCGTGAACGCGTCGGTTCGGGAAGCGGCCGATCAGTTGGTAAAGTTGATTCGATCACCCAACATCTCTGGAAAGAGCTGA
- a CDS encoding winged helix DNA-binding domain-containing protein, with the protein MKSVSWQAVVARRMTRHHLNVPATGTPTDVVRGMAGAHAQVLSAAEISVALRLEGGTREHVQQALWGDRSLVKTFGPRGTVHLLPTDELASWVAALSALPGPVSSASPAMRMTPEQTAQVIAAVGDALAEDDLTVDELSDEVIGRTGSWAGDLVMPAFQGYWPRWRQAISAAANAGVLCYGPNRGRNTTYTNPHRFAPFEAVSSESALSDLVRRFLWSYGPATSQHFAKWLSVSPTATAKLFTRLADELEKVLVDDRPAWLLRGDTEFTADRARGVRLLPYFDAYGVGSHPRELLFPGKAWDRALARGQAGNYPLLLVDGIVAGVWHQRRSGRKLRLTVETLGDLRPRQLEQLDAEAERLGEISNAQPQLTLGEVSVGPHA; encoded by the coding sequence ATGAAGTCCGTGAGCTGGCAGGCCGTCGTCGCACGACGGATGACGAGGCACCACCTGAACGTTCCCGCGACGGGGACGCCGACGGACGTCGTACGGGGGATGGCCGGGGCTCATGCTCAGGTGTTGTCGGCCGCCGAGATCTCGGTCGCGTTGCGGCTGGAGGGTGGAACCCGGGAGCACGTCCAGCAGGCTCTGTGGGGCGACCGGAGTCTGGTGAAGACGTTCGGGCCGAGGGGGACCGTTCACCTGCTGCCGACCGACGAGCTGGCCAGTTGGGTGGCGGCGCTGTCGGCTCTGCCGGGTCCCGTCTCGTCGGCGTCGCCCGCGATGCGGATGACTCCGGAGCAGACCGCGCAGGTGATCGCCGCGGTCGGGGACGCGCTGGCCGAGGACGACCTGACCGTGGACGAGCTCAGTGACGAGGTGATCGGGCGGACCGGTTCGTGGGCGGGCGACCTGGTGATGCCGGCCTTCCAGGGCTACTGGCCGCGCTGGCGGCAGGCGATCTCGGCTGCCGCGAACGCCGGAGTCCTCTGTTATGGCCCGAACCGTGGCCGGAACACGACCTATACCAACCCGCATCGCTTCGCCCCGTTCGAAGCCGTGAGCTCGGAGAGCGCGCTCAGCGACCTGGTACGGCGGTTCCTGTGGTCGTACGGGCCGGCGACGTCGCAGCACTTCGCCAAATGGCTCAGCGTCTCGCCGACGGCCACGGCCAAGCTGTTCACCCGGCTGGCGGACGAACTGGAGAAGGTGCTGGTCGACGATCGTCCCGCTTGGCTGCTCCGGGGCGACACCGAGTTCACCGCCGATCGTGCGCGCGGAGTCCGGCTGCTTCCCTACTTCGACGCGTACGGCGTCGGCAGCCACCCGCGCGAACTGCTCTTCCCCGGCAAGGCCTGGGATCGCGCTCTCGCCCGGGGACAGGCCGGCAACTATCCATTGCTTCTCGTCGACGGCATCGTCGCCGGGGTCTGGCACCAACGCCGCAGCGGCCGCAAGCTTCGCCTCACGGTCGAGACCCTCGGTGATCTCCGACCCCGCCAACTCGAACAGCTCGACGCCGAAGCCGAACGCCTCGGCGAGATCAGCAACGCCCAGCCGCAACTGACCCTTGGAGAAGTCAGCGTGGGCCCGCACGCCTAG
- the pyrF gene encoding orotidine-5'-phosphate decarboxylase — protein sequence MQNKPFGSRLRATMDQRGPLCVGIDPHSHLLDQWGLPDTAEGLAAFTYGVVDALAEHVAVFKPQSAFFERFGSAGIAVLEQATIRLREAGALVIIDAKRGDIGSTMAGYASAYLAEKGPLACDALTVSPYLGFGSLQPAIDEAREAGAGLFVLALTSNPEGPQFQSARTVAGPTVAGAVLDGLRDLNADADDLGSFGAVVGATIKSTGENLDIRGPLLAPGLGAQGGTAEGLAEVFGAAVRDVVPASSREILGAGPDDASLRAAAERANDAFRTVLGY from the coding sequence ATGCAGAACAAGCCGTTCGGGTCCCGCCTGCGGGCGACGATGGACCAGCGTGGTCCGCTGTGTGTGGGCATCGACCCGCACTCCCATCTGCTCGACCAGTGGGGGCTGCCCGACACCGCGGAGGGCCTGGCCGCCTTCACGTACGGCGTCGTCGACGCGCTGGCCGAGCACGTCGCGGTCTTCAAGCCGCAGTCGGCCTTCTTCGAGCGGTTCGGCTCGGCCGGGATCGCCGTCCTGGAGCAGGCGACGATCAGGCTTCGCGAAGCTGGTGCCCTGGTGATCATCGATGCCAAGCGCGGCGACATCGGGTCGACGATGGCCGGGTACGCGTCGGCGTACCTGGCGGAGAAGGGACCGCTGGCCTGTGACGCGCTGACGGTCAGCCCGTACCTCGGGTTCGGGTCGCTGCAGCCGGCCATCGACGAGGCACGAGAGGCCGGAGCCGGTCTGTTCGTGCTGGCTCTGACGTCCAACCCGGAGGGGCCGCAGTTCCAGTCCGCCCGGACGGTTGCCGGGCCGACCGTCGCCGGTGCGGTGCTTGACGGATTGCGGGACCTCAACGCCGATGCCGACGATCTCGGCTCGTTCGGGGCCGTGGTCGGCGCGACGATCAAGTCGACGGGGGAGAACCTGGACATCCGCGGTCCGCTGCTCGCGCCGGGTCTCGGGGCCCAGGGTGGCACCGCCGAGGGGCTGGCCGAGGTCTTCGGGGCGGCGGTGCGCGACGTCGTACCGGCGAGCTCTCGTGAGATCCTCGGCGCCGGTCCGGACGATGCCTCGCTGCGGGCCGCCGCCGAGCGCGCCAACGATGCCTTCCGGACGGTCCTGGGGTACTGA
- the rpoZ gene encoding DNA-directed RNA polymerase subunit omega, translating to MSGNQPVAIGITSPPIDDLLTHTDSKYKLVLYSAKRARQINAYYSQLGEGLLEYVGPLVETHVQEKPLSIAMREINDGVLTCTDIDPEAEAEAAAAAAEKS from the coding sequence TTGTCTGGCAACCAGCCCGTCGCCATCGGCATCACCTCGCCGCCGATCGACGACCTGCTCACCCACACCGACTCGAAGTACAAGCTGGTGCTGTACTCGGCCAAGCGGGCGCGGCAGATCAACGCCTACTACTCCCAGCTCGGCGAAGGCCTGCTGGAGTACGTCGGACCGCTGGTCGAGACCCACGTCCAGGAGAAGCCGCTGTCGATCGCGATGCGCGAGATCAACGACGGCGTGCTGACCTGCACGGACATCGACCCCGAGGCCGAGGCGGAAGCCGCCGCGGCCGCCGCGGAGAAGTCCTAG
- the mihF gene encoding integration host factor, actinobacterial type, which translates to MPLPSLTPEQRAAALDKAAAARRERAEIKNRIRHSGASPTEVLHEGQTNDVIGKMRVSALLQCVPGVGKVRAQQIMERAGISETRRVRGLGTNQIAALMREFAE; encoded by the coding sequence GTGCCACTTCCTTCTTTGACTCCGGAGCAACGCGCGGCCGCTCTGGACAAGGCCGCTGCCGCACGGCGTGAGCGTGCGGAGATCAAGAACCGGATCCGGCACTCGGGGGCATCGCCTACGGAGGTGCTGCACGAGGGGCAGACCAACGACGTGATCGGCAAGATGCGGGTCAGCGCGCTGCTGCAGTGTGTCCCGGGCGTCGGCAAGGTCCGGGCGCAGCAGATCATGGAGCGGGCCGGGATCTCCGAGACCCGCCGGGTCCGGGGTCTGGGGACCAACCAGATCGCGGCGCTGATGCGTGAGTTCGCGGAGTGA
- a CDS encoding quinone-dependent dihydroorotate dehydrogenase produces the protein MYQRLIRPVLYRLGRGDAEVAHEQTLHGLRRLSRIPGAVPALSRSYGALPAALERTVFGVRFPSPVGLAAGMDKNGVALPAWRALGFGFVEVGTVTAQPQPGNEKPRLFRLVESEAVINRMGFNNEGSAALATRLAQYGDLGYPLGISIGKSKVTPLEEAVGDYVTSLRRLYRFGDYFAVNVSSPNTPGLRSLQDSGHLRELLTALHTEASALTTGGLKPKPILVKIAPDLTEQAIDELLGVCTDVGVAGIIATNTTIGRDGLAAGDQRLAGEAGGLSGAPLTEISAKTVARINASTSGALPIIGVGGVLDPDDAARLFDAGASLVQLYSGLIYRGPGLVRRTNRLLASR, from the coding sequence ATGTATCAGCGGCTCATTCGGCCCGTCCTCTACCGCCTCGGCAGGGGCGACGCCGAGGTGGCGCACGAGCAGACGCTTCACGGGTTGCGGCGACTGAGCCGCATCCCGGGGGCGGTGCCCGCGCTCTCCCGCTCGTACGGCGCGCTGCCGGCCGCCTTGGAGCGCACGGTCTTCGGAGTGCGCTTCCCGAGCCCGGTCGGGCTGGCCGCGGGGATGGACAAGAACGGTGTGGCGTTGCCGGCCTGGCGCGCCCTCGGATTCGGGTTCGTCGAGGTCGGCACGGTGACCGCGCAGCCGCAACCGGGCAACGAGAAGCCCCGGCTGTTCCGGCTGGTCGAGAGCGAAGCCGTGATCAACCGGATGGGCTTCAACAACGAGGGTTCGGCCGCGCTGGCCACCCGGCTGGCGCAGTACGGCGATCTCGGGTATCCGCTGGGTATCAGCATCGGGAAGTCGAAGGTGACGCCGCTGGAGGAGGCGGTGGGGGACTACGTCACCTCGCTGCGGCGGCTCTACCGCTTCGGCGACTACTTCGCCGTCAACGTCAGCTCACCGAACACCCCGGGGCTGCGCTCACTGCAGGACTCGGGTCACCTCCGGGAACTGCTGACCGCGCTGCACACCGAGGCGTCGGCGCTGACCACGGGCGGGCTCAAGCCGAAGCCGATCCTGGTGAAGATCGCACCGGACCTGACCGAGCAGGCGATCGACGAACTGCTCGGCGTCTGCACCGACGTCGGAGTGGCCGGCATCATCGCCACCAACACGACCATCGGCCGCGACGGGCTGGCGGCCGGCGACCAGCGGCTGGCCGGTGAGGCCGGCGGTCTGTCCGGCGCGCCACTGACCGAGATCTCCGCCAAGACCGTTGCCCGGATCAACGCGAGCACCAGCGGCGCGTTGCCGATCATCGGGGTCGGCGGTGTCCTCGACCCCGACGACGCGGCCCGGCTGTTCGACGCCGGCGCCAGCCTCGTCCAGTTGTACTCCGGCCTGATCTACCGGGGCCCCGGCCTCGTCCGCCGCACCAACCGCCTGCTGGCCTCCCGATGA
- the carB gene encoding carbamoyl-phosphate synthase large subunit, translating to MPRRTDIDSVLVIGSGPIVIGQACEFDYSGTQACRVLKEEGFRVILVNSNPATIMTDPEFADATYVEPITPEYVEKVIEKERPNVLLATLGGQTALNTAISLHENGVLEKYGVELIGASVDAIQRGENRESFKQIVEKLGASTAVSRICHSIDDVLGAAAELGYPLVVRPSFTMGGVGSGMAYDEADLRRIAGAGLSASPTTEVLIEESIVGWKEYELEVMRDKADNVVIICSIENVDPMGVHTGDSVTVAPAMTLTDREYQTMRTLAIGIIREVGVDTGGCNIQFAVNPADGRLIVIEMNPRVSRSSALASKATGFPIAKIAAKVAIGYTLDEIPNDITQQTPASFEPALDYVVVKVPRFAFEKFPAADATLTTHMKSVGEAMAIGRNYTEALQKALRSLEKPEARFSWLGAPATELEPLLEAIKIPHDGRLRTIMDAIRGGATPEQIFDATKIDPWFVDQMYLIHETALQVAAAPRLTPDVIRLAKRHGFSDLQLAEIRDLTEDVVRGVRQALGIRPVFKTVDTCAAEFAAATPYHYSSYDEETEVAPRETPAVLILGSGPNRIGQGIEFDYSCVHASMALRDAGYCTIMVNCNPETVSTDYDTSDRLYFEPLTCEDVLEIVYAELQAGPIAGVIVQLGGQTPLGLAQRLADAGVPIVGTSPEAIHLAEERGAFGKVLDEAGLPAPKHGTAMSFDEAQEIAAEIGFPVLVRPSYVLGGRGMEIVYSVAELTAALERLSGGALTANWEHPVLIDRFLDDAVEIDVDGLFDGNELFLGGVMEHIEEAGVHSGDSSCALPPITLGSADIQKIRESTEAIARGIGVRGLLNIQYALAGDVLYVLEANPRASRTVPFVSKATATPLAKAAARVMLGATIADLRAEGMLPATGDGGTLPASTPIAVKEAVMPFNRFRTIDGSSVDTVLGPEMRSTGEVMGIDETFGTAFAKSQAGASQPLPGSGKVFVSVANRDKRHMIFPVKRLADLGFQIYATEGTAEVLRRNGVQAITVRKSSQGPGPNGEPTIVQMVQDGELNLIVNTPIGITKDGSPRLDGYEIRSAAVARNIPCITTVQGLGAAVQGIEAQQAGDIGVRSLQDWANRIRGGLDAPAGTAPTAPAGSAGDTNAPASSGGDANAPAGSAPAPAAPAGDTNAPGGSASAPSLASPPPQAAS from the coding sequence ATGCCCCGCCGTACAGACATCGACTCGGTGCTGGTGATCGGCTCCGGCCCGATCGTGATCGGTCAGGCCTGCGAGTTCGACTACTCCGGCACCCAGGCCTGCCGGGTGCTCAAGGAGGAGGGGTTCCGGGTCATCCTGGTGAACTCCAACCCGGCCACGATCATGACCGACCCGGAGTTCGCCGACGCGACCTACGTCGAGCCGATCACGCCGGAGTACGTGGAGAAGGTGATCGAGAAGGAGCGCCCGAACGTCCTGCTCGCCACCCTGGGCGGCCAGACCGCGCTGAACACGGCGATCTCGCTGCACGAGAACGGCGTTCTGGAGAAGTACGGCGTCGAGCTGATCGGCGCCTCCGTGGACGCCATCCAGCGAGGTGAGAACCGGGAGTCGTTCAAGCAGATCGTCGAGAAGCTGGGTGCCTCGACCGCGGTCTCGCGGATCTGCCACTCGATCGACGACGTGCTCGGCGCCGCCGCGGAGCTCGGCTACCCGCTGGTCGTCCGGCCGTCGTTCACGATGGGTGGCGTCGGCTCGGGGATGGCCTACGACGAGGCCGACCTGCGCCGGATCGCCGGCGCCGGCCTGTCCGCCAGCCCGACCACCGAGGTGCTGATCGAGGAGTCGATCGTCGGCTGGAAGGAGTACGAGCTGGAGGTGATGCGCGACAAGGCCGACAACGTGGTGATCATCTGCTCGATCGAGAACGTCGACCCGATGGGCGTGCACACCGGCGACTCGGTCACCGTCGCGCCGGCGATGACGCTGACCGACCGCGAGTACCAGACCATGCGGACCCTTGCCATCGGCATCATCCGCGAGGTCGGCGTCGACACCGGCGGCTGCAACATCCAGTTCGCGGTGAACCCGGCCGACGGCCGGCTGATCGTGATCGAGATGAACCCGCGGGTCTCCCGGTCCTCCGCGCTGGCCTCCAAGGCGACCGGCTTCCCGATCGCCAAGATCGCCGCGAAGGTGGCGATCGGCTACACCCTGGACGAGATCCCGAACGACATCACCCAGCAGACCCCGGCCAGCTTCGAGCCGGCCCTGGACTACGTCGTGGTCAAGGTGCCGCGGTTCGCGTTCGAGAAGTTCCCGGCCGCCGACGCGACGCTGACCACGCACATGAAGAGCGTCGGCGAGGCGATGGCGATCGGCCGCAACTACACCGAGGCGCTGCAGAAGGCGCTGCGGTCGCTGGAGAAGCCGGAGGCCCGGTTCTCCTGGCTCGGCGCTCCCGCGACCGAGCTGGAGCCGTTGCTGGAGGCAATCAAGATCCCGCACGACGGCCGGCTGCGGACGATCATGGACGCGATCCGGGGCGGTGCGACGCCGGAGCAGATCTTCGACGCCACCAAGATCGACCCGTGGTTCGTGGACCAGATGTACCTGATCCACGAGACCGCTCTCCAGGTCGCGGCCGCGCCGCGGCTGACGCCCGACGTGATCCGGCTGGCCAAGCGGCACGGGTTCTCCGACCTGCAGCTGGCCGAGATCCGCGACCTGACCGAGGACGTCGTCCGCGGTGTCCGGCAGGCGCTGGGGATCCGGCCGGTCTTCAAGACGGTGGACACCTGCGCGGCCGAGTTCGCCGCCGCGACGCCGTACCACTACTCCTCCTACGACGAGGAGACCGAGGTCGCCCCGCGCGAGACCCCCGCGGTGCTGATCCTCGGCTCGGGCCCGAACCGGATCGGCCAGGGGATCGAGTTCGACTACTCCTGCGTGCACGCGTCGATGGCGCTGCGCGACGCGGGCTACTGCACGATCATGGTCAACTGCAACCCCGAGACGGTCTCCACCGACTACGACACCTCCGACCGGCTGTACTTCGAGCCGCTCACCTGCGAGGACGTGCTGGAGATCGTGTACGCCGAACTGCAGGCCGGCCCGATCGCCGGCGTCATCGTCCAGCTGGGTGGCCAGACGCCGCTCGGCCTGGCCCAGCGGCTGGCCGACGCCGGCGTACCGATCGTCGGTACGTCGCCCGAGGCGATCCACCTGGCCGAGGAGCGCGGTGCCTTCGGCAAGGTGCTCGACGAGGCCGGGCTGCCGGCGCCGAAGCACGGCACCGCGATGTCGTTCGACGAGGCCCAGGAGATCGCCGCCGAGATCGGTTTCCCGGTCCTGGTCCGGCCGTCGTACGTGCTGGGTGGCCGCGGGATGGAGATCGTGTACTCCGTCGCCGAGCTGACCGCCGCGCTCGAGCGGCTCAGCGGTGGCGCGCTGACCGCGAACTGGGAGCACCCGGTGCTGATCGACCGGTTCCTGGACGACGCGGTGGAGATCGACGTCGACGGGCTGTTCGACGGCAACGAGCTGTTCCTGGGGGGCGTGATGGAGCACATCGAGGAGGCCGGCGTGCATTCCGGCGACTCGTCGTGCGCGCTGCCGCCGATCACCCTGGGCAGCGCCGACATCCAGAAGATCCGCGAGTCGACCGAGGCGATCGCCCGCGGGATCGGCGTACGAGGTCTGCTGAACATCCAGTACGCCCTGGCCGGTGACGTGCTCTACGTGCTGGAGGCCAACCCCCGGGCGTCCCGGACCGTGCCGTTCGTGTCGAAGGCGACCGCGACCCCGCTGGCCAAGGCGGCCGCCCGGGTGATGCTCGGGGCGACGATCGCCGATCTGCGGGCCGAGGGCATGCTGCCGGCCACCGGTGACGGCGGCACGCTGCCCGCGTCGACGCCGATCGCGGTGAAGGAAGCGGTGATGCCGTTCAACCGGTTCCGGACCATCGACGGCTCGTCGGTGGACACCGTGCTGGGGCCGGAGATGCGCTCGACCGGCGAGGTGATGGGGATCGACGAGACCTTCGGGACGGCGTTCGCCAAGTCGCAGGCCGGCGCCTCGCAGCCGCTGCCGGGGTCGGGCAAGGTGTTCGTGTCGGTCGCGAACCGGGACAAGCGGCACATGATCTTCCCGGTCAAGCGGCTGGCCGATCTGGGCTTCCAGATCTACGCCACCGAGGGCACCGCCGAGGTCCTGCGGCGCAACGGCGTCCAGGCGATCACGGTCCGCAAGAGCAGCCAGGGCCCGGGCCCGAACGGTGAGCCGACGATCGTCCAGATGGTCCAGGACGGCGAACTCAACCTGATCGTCAACACCCCGATCGGGATCACCAAGGACGGCTCGCCCCGGCTCGACGGCTACGAGATCCGCAGCGCCGCCGTCGCCCGCAACATCCCCTGCATCACCACCGTGCAAGGGCTGGGCGCCGCCGTCCAGGGCATCGAAGCCCAGCAGGCAGGTGACATCGGAGTGCGCTCACTGCAGGACTGGGCGAACCGCATCCGCGGCGGGTTGGACGCGCCTGCCGGCACGGCGCCGACGGCGCCCGCAGGCTCCGCCGGCGACACGAATGCGCCCGCAAGCTCCGGCGGCGACGCGAATGCGCCTGCGGGCTCCGCCCCTGCGCCGGCGGCGCCGGCCGGCGACACGAATGCGCCTGGGGGTTCCGCGTCTGCGCCTTCCCTCGCCTCACCGCCGCCGCAGGCGGCGAGCTGA